In the Burkholderia glumae LMG 2196 = ATCC 33617 genome, one interval contains:
- a CDS encoding methyl-accepting chemotaxis protein: MPNHSLRFDSSRRFRRHLLLGLALQLPWQFLGMRLLGSSVGGGAIAPAAAATAVAAVGLALLAAWLFLLSAAGWHPLKTAASAEPRQVPHPTRQGVADASAQLDAAMYDRLQDVIQETEESALNILKKVDTLRNHSSELLDYLRGSAHSNVNLQDDIVASTRLIEETGEFLLALPQMLSNEYANVRRLVEEIAALGQLVNLVREISMQTNLLALNASIEAAHAGEAGRGFAVVASEVRSLANRLTSAAQVIQKNIENAQRLAIDSFTLEKELKESASLRNACQLAGTVVEMQTSYAELKKFHDTLTANATDYNQQLATGIGDLLGDIQYQDVVRQRLERVQLALRRREAGTDDPAALVVEYLSQDSHHARHRQPDTQRIELF; this comes from the coding sequence ATGCCAAATCACTCCCTCCGCTTCGATTCGTCCCGCCGCTTTCGCCGGCACCTGCTGCTCGGCCTCGCGCTGCAATTGCCTTGGCAGTTCCTGGGCATGCGCTTGCTGGGCTCGTCTGTCGGCGGTGGCGCCATCGCGCCGGCAGCGGCCGCCACCGCCGTCGCCGCAGTCGGCCTTGCGCTGCTGGCGGCCTGGCTGTTTCTGCTGTCCGCCGCCGGCTGGCACCCGCTGAAAACGGCGGCTTCGGCCGAGCCACGGCAGGTGCCGCACCCTACCCGGCAGGGCGTTGCCGACGCCAGCGCGCAACTCGACGCGGCGATGTACGACCGACTGCAAGACGTGATTCAGGAAACCGAAGAGTCGGCGCTGAACATCCTGAAAAAAGTCGATACCCTGCGCAATCACTCCAGCGAATTGCTGGACTACCTGCGCGGCTCGGCACACAGCAATGTCAACCTGCAGGATGACATCGTCGCCAGCACCCGACTCATCGAGGAGACCGGGGAGTTCCTGCTGGCGCTGCCGCAGATGCTGAGCAACGAATACGCCAACGTGCGTCGGCTGGTCGAGGAGATCGCGGCGCTTGGTCAGCTGGTCAACCTGGTGCGCGAGATCAGTATGCAGACCAATCTTCTCGCGCTCAACGCATCGATCGAGGCCGCGCACGCGGGCGAGGCGGGGCGCGGCTTCGCAGTCGTGGCCAGCGAGGTGCGCAGCCTTGCCAACCGATTGACCAGCGCGGCGCAGGTCATCCAGAAGAATATCGAGAATGCGCAGCGCCTGGCGATAGACAGCTTCACGCTCGAAAAGGAACTGAAGGAGAGCGCGTCGCTGCGCAATGCATGCCAGCTGGCGGGCACCGTCGTCGAGATGCAGACCAGCTACGCCGAGCTCAAGAAGTTTCACGACACCTTGACCGCCAACGCCACCGATTACAACCAGCAGTTGGCCACCGGCATCGGCGACCTGCTCGGCGACATCCAGTATCAGGACGTGGTGCGGCAGCGCCTGGAGCGGGTCCAATTGGCGCTGCGCCGCCGCGAGGCCGGCACCGACGATCCGGCCGCACTGGTCGTCGAGTACCTGAGCCAGGATTCCCATCATGCACGCCATCGCCAGCCGGACACGCAGCGCATCGAGCTGTTCTGA
- a CDS encoding flagellin, whose translation MLGINTNVNSLVAQQNLNGSQSALSQAITRLSSGNRINSAADDAAGLAIATRMQTQINGLNQGVQNTNDAVSLIQTTSSQLSSLTSSLQRISTLATQAATGTLSSSDQAAAEKEVAQQIQEVNRIAAQTNFNGKNLLDGSAGIVTFQIGANVGQTVSLDLSQSLSAAKIGGGLVQSGTNVGTIQNLSLDANGAATTAAQPAITSVNVLSDGKGGFTFTDQNGQTLSTTAVGAIFTTGTAAGTGTAVTNLTLATGATSGMTTAQASAAANMISQINSVNAPPTVSNVNISNATSANQAIVSVANALSTINNLQATLGATQNRLQGIAQTQQANSTNLSSAQSQIQSADFAQETAALSKAQVLQQAGISVLAQANSLPQQVLKLLQ comes from the coding sequence ATGCTCGGAATCAATACCAACGTCAACTCGCTGGTCGCTCAGCAAAACCTGAACGGCTCGCAGAGCGCCCTGTCGCAAGCCATCACGCGCCTGTCGTCGGGCAACCGCATCAACAGCGCCGCTGACGATGCCGCCGGCCTGGCGATCGCCACGCGCATGCAAACGCAGATCAACGGCCTGAACCAGGGCGTGCAGAACACCAACGACGCCGTCTCGCTGATCCAGACGACGTCGAGCCAGCTCTCGTCGCTGACGAGCAGCCTGCAGCGTATCAGCACGCTGGCGACGCAAGCGGCCACCGGCACGCTGTCGTCGAGCGACCAGGCCGCGGCCGAGAAGGAAGTGGCCCAGCAGATCCAGGAAGTGAACCGGATTGCTGCGCAAACGAATTTCAACGGCAAGAACCTGCTCGACGGTTCGGCCGGGATCGTCACGTTCCAGATCGGCGCGAACGTCGGCCAGACGGTCAGCCTGGACCTGAGCCAAAGCCTGTCGGCGGCGAAGATCGGCGGCGGCCTGGTGCAATCGGGCACCAACGTCGGCACGATCCAGAACCTGAGCCTCGACGCGAACGGCGCGGCCACCACGGCGGCACAACCGGCCATCACCTCGGTCAACGTGCTGTCGGACGGCAAGGGCGGCTTCACGTTCACGGATCAGAACGGCCAGACACTGAGCACGACGGCAGTCGGCGCGATCTTCACGACGGGCACGGCAGCCGGCACGGGTACGGCGGTCACGAACCTGACGCTCGCCACCGGCGCCACCAGCGGCATGACGACGGCCCAGGCCAGCGCGGCGGCCAACATGATCTCGCAGATCAACTCGGTGAACGCACCGCCGACCGTGTCGAACGTGAACATCAGCAACGCGACGAGCGCCAACCAGGCCATCGTCTCGGTCGCCAACGCGCTGTCCACCATCAACAACCTGCAGGCCACGCTCGGCGCGACCCAGAACCGTCTGCAAGGCATCGCGCAGACGCAGCAGGCCAACTCGACGAACCTGTCGTCGGCGCAATCGCAGATCCAGAGCGCGGACTTCGCGCAGGAAACGGCGGCGCTGAGCAAGGCGCAGGTGCTGCAACAGGCCGGTATCTCGGTGCTGGCGCAAGCCAACTCGCTGCCGCAGCAGGTTCTGAAGCTGCTGCAGTAA